The DNA segment TCAAAATCAGCCTACCTCACACTTTCCTATCTCACTGTATATAATAGAAAGGTGTACCTAGCCTGCCAGCTCATCACTTGGCTAAACTAACTCATTCCCCAAAATGCCCTACTAATAACTAACTCCCTTAAGTTTCCTTTTCTGCCCCTGTCTTTTTGGACTTCTTCCTCTCATACACCTGTAAAGGTTTAGGCCCACTGTTAATGTCTAAAACAGTCCGTTTGTAGTTTGTTCTCTATCATTACCGCCCCCCTCAAAATATGTCTTGTCCTCAAGACATAAGGAAGGATATTCACTCTTGATAACGAATTCGTCTTCCCATGTGGCATCCTCGACACCTTTGGAACTCCATTGAATCAGCCATTGAGACACAGAATCGCCATGCACAGCATTACACTGTTCAATGATGACCCTTTATTAACAAACATTTGTAGGTTAATATATTTCCtttgtgatgatgagttggaagCCAATCAGCATTGATGAAAACCGCAattcaagaaaaagaaaaaatcactTAGTGAACCAGAGAGCcatattttcttgttttttttttttaacaaatattatataaaactgACGACAATTGGAAGCCAGAAAAGGAAGGATGAGAAATAAGGATCTGACAGAACTTTAGATTACATAGTTATGAATAAAGATGTACGTGAATACCTGTTCCATCATTTGCAATTGGTACACCATCAAATGCCAGGATAATATCATCTTTTCTTAGAACTTTATATGCATCCGATAAAGGATTAATTTTGCTCACAAGTACCCCAGTCATTTCAGGAAGCATACCAAAGTGCTCTCTCAGTTGAATATTTTCAGTTGGTTGGCATGACAGACCCAGAGAGCAGAACCCCACATATGTTCCATTTTCCTTAACTCCAGCTATGAAGTGCTTAATTACAGGAACAGGAATTATGTAACTGAAAATTAGAAAATAGGAATAAGTACTAACTAAAACTTGGAATATAGAGCAATagattatttcaaaaaaaattgaaggaaAAAACAATGATATACGGCTTAGAAAGACGGCTATATATGTTTTACTGTCATATAAAAGGTGTGATCATGAACGGAAAATAACCAATTCCATTCCCAAAATCGGGAATCCTATGCTTGGAAATTATCCAGGACAACAGAAAGCTAGTTTAACATAATATAGCATATGAAAGATGACCCGAAACCTCATCAGTCATCACCCAAACATTAAAATATGTGAAGAAAACATATACTTAGATATTATATCTAAACCAAAAGCCCCAACTCACCCAATGTTCTCAGCACCTGAAAGATTTTGAAAAGCTACGCCGGCAACTTTATTGCCCATTATTGCTGGGCCACCGCTATTTCCTGGATTTATGGCAGCATCAATTTGTATTGCCATTAGCTGGGTTGCACCATGTACATATTGTGTGGGTTCAACTCTGGAAACAACACCTTTAGTCACAGAAATGTTGTCACCACCTGCCAGAAAGTAAAAAGACTGTGAGTTCCTAGCACGTATCTTCTCTCTGCCTTAGATAATAAAGTAGTAACACCATTAACTTATGTACTGAAATAGACATGCTTGTATTACTCAATGGATACCAAGAGCTCAAAATTTTTCAATCCCAAATAAAGCTCTGATCTACAAAACCTAGACCATAAATTAGGTGTCTAGAGCCAAACTAGCTTTTTCTCAAATGCCTTGTCTGCATCATGCATAAAAACTTTGGACATAACCAAAATTTTCGACACAATTGTTGAAGTCTCTCAACCAAAATCTCAGTCATGAACACAACTTTAATTTAGAAGGGATTAATACCTCAAAAAGTAATGGCACGTACGTAGTATCTAAACTCCACTTACCACAATTTCAGCCTACCCTTATATCCACCTTGCAGAATAGTGTGAAAATTATTCATTCTAAAGCAGGGTATCAACCATATTAATTCCTTTTATCGATCTGTTTATGAATTGATTCAGTTGATAACAATAATCTTAAGAAAGTAACAATGGGCATATGGTctttacttatcatttctaaatTATTATATAGCAACTGTTACTGCTCTAAATTAGAAGTTCAACCATAAGTCtccttttccttctttttttaaCCCCAAGATTAAGACAGCAATCTGAACAagtcaaaattaaataaataaaagaacagctttgttatcattattattttctacTACTGACACTTGGCTTGcatttatatattaaagaaAGTAGCCCGAGCTATTTTAACTAATAGATTTAAGAAACCAGATTTTTGTTAATATAGAATCACTGAGATTTCAAATTGAATAAACCCAACAGATAAAATTTGCTCCTTGACCATCAGAACATTTATGATAACTATCTGATTCTCTCCATAAAATAAAGAGTACTTACAAATTTTATGCTGAGTACAAAACTACACATATTAATAACAAAACCTTGCCAAGGTTCTTATAAACTTCTTTAAAGAAAGGACGGATGCCTCGTATGCATAGTTGATCTTCACTAGAACCTAAATAACATTGTGTTGTCTATGTTGATCTTCTATGTTTTTTCTCGTTTCCCTTCTTAGTACTAAACATGGTGTTCTTCATGCTTAAAGTCTATTATTAACCACGAATGTAACCGAACCCTGAAAACAATTGTAATTCTAATCTCATTCCACAGTTTTAAAAGCTAATCTTTGCAAGCTATTCTAACCAAATCACTCAAACAAGGAATGCAACttgaaaattaaagaaaatatgatCTTCAATAAGTTCAAATTTTACTTGGGGAAAAACAATGGAGAAAGAGAGACAgagtagtagtagtagtagtagaCACTAAATAGTTTGCAGGACTGTAAATCAGATGTTTGCATAGATTATATTGGCTAGCTAAGCAACCACTAATTTAGAAATTAGAACAGCTACAGCATGATATATGTGTACTAGATGCActgataaattatattataccTTGAGGGTATCCAACAACAGCAACAGCTTCTTGCAGAAATGGAATGTCTCCTAGCTCCAAGAAACTCATGCCCTGCCAAAACTCTTCACTTTCGACTACCAGAATAGCTAAATCACATTCATGGCCGATAGCTTGTATTTCCGCTCTATATTTAGTGGGAGACCCATGTTTTCTCACAAGGACAAATGTGTGATCAGCCACCACATGAGCATTCGTAAGTATCTTTTTTCCATGAATAGAAAAACCTGCATTATGAGAAGATCTTaacttcaataaaaaaaaaaatgagcaaTGTTCATCTACTTCTAGGTTTAATGATGGACTGATGGTGTATTGCATAACTCAGAGTAAAAATCCAGTACGTATCTTTCAAATGAAGAAGGCTAAATTTGTATCTAGAACATAAATAGATATGATTCCAGTGCATCTCCCAATATCAATTGTGTTTGTATAAATCATTTTGGCCTAAACCATATGGAGCCCCCAGAACTTAACAATTTTGGTCactttgccccctgaacttacgagACGACCTATTTACACCCTCAagtatttaaaagtggtattagcaacctcctcttttcattataacggaaacaatcATGACATGTTCTCGTTGCAAGCACCAGTGTCGTAATAAAAAGGGttgtgcactactaaaacaagctACAAATCAGGTTAGTACAGAGAACACAAGTTTTCTCCTAAAAATTGCATATAGCTTTAAATCCTTCTAAATCGTCTACATATATGCAGGgggcaaaatgaccaaaattgacaagttcaggAGCTGGTTATGGTTTATGCCAATCATTTTTAATTCAATATTACAAATTTGCATTTGATAATGTAGTTCAAGTTGCACAGAAACATATTTGGAAGCAAAAACATATGattcaatcaaataaaaaaaattaaaggagtCTCTACGAGATTGAGCAGTGCTAAGATATGGTTATGGCGCCAAATCATGCTACGAACACCAAACAGGGAGATAATAAGGATCTTATTTCTAGTAATTAGCAATGCAACTTGCaagataaaactgaaaatagcAAGTGTTCAGAAGTAATTTAAGAATGCTTTTACATACCGGAACCCATGTTTTCGCGCTGAGGCTTATTCTGCCAAGGAAGGAAGTAGTTGGGGCTGCTACATACTGTAAAGATCTTCACCACCGAATCAAGTGCTATCTCTATCGCCGAATATGTATCAGTTTCATTCAGTTGAGAACGACTATTCGCAAATGAACAAAAGGAGGAAGACGAGGTTGCAACTTGAGCTGCAGGGATAGTTCCTCTAGGTTGTAACAAGCCATTGACAAAGAAATGGGTGACATTTTTCGAAATTGATGGCAAAGAACTGCTCTGATATCTGATGCAACAAGCGTATGAAGAGCACAGCCTCCGCGCCGTTCGGGCAGATGAACTTAGCATCGTCGCTTTCGGCCGTGCCTAAGCAAGCATGGAAGGATCTTTTCCTTGAACTAGTGAAATCGCCGGGTCGGGTCGGAGTAAAAATGCCCGTATACAAAGTGGATATCAAAGGGTGTATTGTATTAATATTTGggggaaaaattacaaaactggatcgaatgagagactcatttactcaacctactacatatctagactgtttttgtgtaactttttcataataccctcaatatttacgacGCGGCTGTCTCcttcccgtctgacttcgcaaatTCTAGCATATGCAAAGCCTGCAAAGCTAATGTTtagtttagttgatgattttaattagcatatgtaAAGTCtggttgtgtttttaacaaaattcgctaagtggtatataacaaaaaatgtcaaacaataacggattctaacattaaaatcataacattatcaaaatttacaacaaaattgtcacaataaactcctaacaaatcacttcataatGCATAGACTCTTATTCACCACCGATGGATGGACGTGTCTCACGGTACAAGCTCTTATTCACCACCGATGGATAGAAGTCTaggccttttgggatggatgtcttTCACAGCACCCCAGCCGCCACCTTCTAGAAATGaatattatgtattcaaccaccttgagaaaaattaatcgtgttaggtagaaaaaatgatgatttggcTTTACGAAATGAGGATTCGctaaatatgtgaaaataaatgtgcaaggaagatgTTGATTTTACTTAACgaaacgatgatttcgcgacgtctgcgaggagaaatgtgacgctctgacttcACGAAACGATGGTTACGCGAAGTCTgcgggagaaatttatcgaattacctcgcaaacttcgcgtaatcatcgtttcgcgaagttaaatcgataaatttctccccgCGGACTTCGCAAAAACGGCATATGCTAAGTGAATTTATGGAAGAAAAAAACGCAGAGAAAATAgtatatacttatattttttgacaaaaacaatatgataaactgagaaaaacgatgaaaataacgtagaatcaccatttcttcgatggtcacaagaagaaagaaacgagcaggaaatggaacatgaagaaccatggcttcgttttctaggattaggaagatgaGGAATCaaaagatgaagagaggaagaagagaaatacatggtGATTTGGAGAAACGGtacagatttcgtgcaatttaaaggaagataggaagatcaaaagtatGGGAATCATTAATGGAAGAGCTGCCAACCGTTTCGCGTAACCAAGGAGAAGGGGGAAGAggaaaggttaggggtattatggaaaaatcacacaaaaacaatctagatatgtagtaggttgagtaaatgagttaaatatgtaaatgggtcttccatttgatccaattttataattttcccataTTTGGGATAGTGAGCGACTATATACCGCCCCCCTAATTCCGGTTCACCATATTGCCCTTCTCATTATTTCAAACAAGAAATTTGAAAATTCCAAATCTTCTCTACTTTCTTTCCGTTTTCAAAAATccgacctaaaacgacatggCACAAAAAGTAGGCAAGGGCAAAGGATACATGGGTATTACGGTAAGTTTTTCCGTTCAAATAATTAACGAATTCATGATTTTTGGCTCCGAAATcggaaaaaaaatcagaaatcgCACCAGACGGGTGCGATTTACTTGTTCCGCCTACGGTGGAACGCACGAACTgtgcgttccaccgtaggtggaaCAAGTACGCGCCGCGCGATCCACCTTATGGTGGAGCGCGCGGCGCACGCGCTCCACCATAAGGTGGATCGCGCGGCGCACGCGTTTGGCCTACGGGCCAAACGTTTGCGGCGCACCAGTCGGCCCTATGGCCGACTGGTGtgccgcacccgtttggcccGTCGGCCAGGTGGTGTAAGCCACCCGCCTAGGCCAAAAAGGgccaaattttgtttttttttttaaaaaaaattgtacggACCGGGCGTAGGCAGACCCGaacacataaaaaataaaaaatttatggtaaattgaatataataaataaataatattacaggaTGAGGCGGGATCTGACCGTAGACACACGTCTTCACGTCCTGTTACTGCATCTGCTCGGCGGGAGCGGACGGAGCAGCAGCGGTTCATGGCGGACGCCCGGAGGGCACATGCAGCACAGGCGGAGCGTGCTGAGGGACAGGATGAGGCGGTTGATATAGAGATGGACGGAGATGACTCTATGCCTCGTCCTAGTTCTGATACTATCCCCATCCATTGTGGCGTcgtgacgaggggtcgagacggACGATTTTCTTCTACCGCAGGATCGTCTTCTGGtaagagaaatttaaaaatctgcttatttttatttgttttaatcgtgattattggaaaatataccaaaaatttaatgtaaaccgtttactgtaatttcaggtagcagcaagcgatCAAGGAGTGCTACAGAGGATGACTGGGTTGTGAAGGACCCCGTACCCGGGGGTCCATTTGATGGTGCTGTGATCCCGAGCTTTCTGGGACATGTTGCATGTGCTATCTGGGCCGGTCAGGATAGGGGCGTccttaggtgtcataccagatcagGGTATTGCTCGAAGCTGAGATTATGGTACAGTGGTTCTTCCAGGACAATTCAGTCGCGTATCGAGTCATCTGGCATGTTCTATTTACCTGGTATTATGCACAGTCACATAGATGCTGCTCTGATCACGACATTTgtagagcggtggcagccagacacgtcatcatttcacatgccgtttggcgagatgaccattttgatgcatgatgtgtgggagatattgcgcatccccgtagatggtgccatggtgactgctgatgcgagTATTGATGAGCTTAATGAGTgcgtgatggatttgtttgggaTGACTTGGGTTGAGTTAGATGCCCGTCACTATACTGCTGGTGGTATACGAGCCGCTTCCGTCATGGAGCACTGTAGAGGTGATCGGATTCCTGAGACCCAGGCTATAGCTTGGACGTGGCTGATgctcggttccaccttgttcgtAGACAAGAGTGGTGACCGCATCCGACCTTCTTGTCTGTTAGAGGTGCAGGACTCGGCAGTTGGAGCCGTTGGACTTTCTTGGGGatcagctgcactagcatatctataccgtcatcttgGTATTACCTGATGAGGCACCATTATGTACCGAGGATGACGAGCTAATTCTACCACTTCTACCACGACTCCTAGATGAACTAGTAGAACGAGCCCGTCCACGACGAGTTTCATTGTATTCCCAAGAACTCGGCATACGTTTTGTGGATTTGCTCACCTTAGGTCGCCCTCGCACGTGAATTTTGACATCGTGTTCGGTGTACTGagcttgatcagggtgtagttgatcatggataaacattgaaatattacGCATTAAGGATGGGTTGCCTTTAGAGACCTGGTCCACTAAGGACTGAAAATATCGCTGATCCTCGTTCAGATCATTACGCCcgtcattttcatcagtgtgaccatgattgattaaaagtgttctccaaaacacgtgaacactctcagtactgatcatttgttccagatcacaagctcgtttcaactcgcatgcacatggtatctgatgcgatgttctcaatacacaaccgcaacgcacgtacacttcatggctcaacccTCTCACGCGCTCTAACTCTTCATTCAGCAACTACAGACAGTAGTGAGAGATTTTGAATACAAGTTGGCTTAATGGGCGTCCGGCGAAAGTGACTGCTTGACGAAGCCGggactgctcaagcatgtacctgatacgaagacaaaattattattagttagtgAAATGATACAACCATAAATGCAACTTCCTAAATTGCAGTAGAAGAAATTGCAAATACCTTATATTGGTTGCTTGTGATtcaatctgcttgtgaaccttctgccataccgtgtcaagggagccagttgccgtattgatccattgctttagactagcacgttcgctctccactcgacaagtagttgtgttgccaaaatgtaggaactcctttgtccaagcaacaacaaacttctccttatgcaccaaccacgttTCCTCAACATACGAGATAATATTTTTGTACCTGCTCATCTtatccttcatcatcataagattggtctcgtactcctcaatggttaatgattgtaatattgttctccatctgccattcttgaatttagaggcAAGGCCTTTATCTCCCAAAATTCTATACACCcgatcttccacatccttatttatatgccaagtgcatagcaagtgcgctgcttgtggaaaaacttcttGGATCGGCTTTAATAACCCAAGCTCCCTGTCACTAACAACAACGGTCGGGTTAAGATCATCCCCAATCAAAATCTTCagcctttgcaaaatccaacgaTAGCTCCCGTCGGTCTCGTCTTTAACAATAGCATACGCTATCTTGAAGTTATTATTGCATGACGTCATCCCCGCAATCTCAACAaacggcattttgtacttgtttgttttgtacgttgaatcaatgccgatgtaccagtggtaagtcctgaacatatcaactgactctggatgtgccatgaatacatgcgttatcacacctgaatcagcctgtgtgtaattgacatatttgttctccacagcagtatggtagaattgactagccaagtctctaccttcaaacccgtccctcctcattttgtccctgtaattatatatgtgtttaattactgagttgtcatctgggtgtttttctttaactactgctaaaatagcacaaggctttgcttgagctgaagtcatatcacgcacaatttgtttagatgcgatactgagtccgctcatttgtcgacttccctctggatacatacgcattgtatggttatgcattccagttaacccaGCCTTAGCCTGTATCCCCCATCCagaaaggtctgcatgttgataggctttaatctgaaatttacagcggcacgctttagttttacttttcctaattgcaggatcttcatcaattttcacaacacctctatatcgttcaccccgtgaacatcgCAACAGCTTCTGTTTCCCCCCAtgtttgtgcgaagatattacaatctcaaacccattctgaatagctatcttttttgcccaatcaatagcatcCTGACTTGAGAGGAAAACGGTATCTGTTATGaaacgcgaactataatcaatgttatcggggttccaatcttctatcggtacctgaatatacaaaaaattgatattaaaattaaaaaaaaatacttcgggGCTATTTCTCCCGTGCAAAAATAGTTCGGGGCAATTTCTGCCCAATTTTGCCTGAACGGGCAGGCTGTCCGTTTCACCATAGGTGGAAACGGGCAgcgcgtaccacccgttccatgggtggagcgggtggcgcATACCACCCGTTCCGTaggccgaacgggtagttcatccgttcggcctaGGGAACGGGTGGTATGCGCCACCCGCCCAggcaaaaaccaaaaaaaaaaaattcgtaaatacctaaataacgtttttaatAATCGTAATATTACCCCATGTTCGAACTCATTATCTTCGGGAATGCTTTGATCCATTTTTATAAAATCCGggatttgtgctcgggagagaaaagtagagagagtttttaaggttttgggaaaaaaaatgaaaagggcaataTGGTCAAAAGGGTGCGATGAACTGGAATTTGGGGGcagtatatagcaatacccttgggataaggtgaaaaaaaaatactgtTTGCATGCAATACCAATTTTACCATTAAtgttctatcaaaaaaaattacaattaatgttAAAATGGTACGCTAAGCAAAGCACCAACTTCTGCAAGGACAGCCCTGAAGGATAGAACTTATTTTCTCTTACCAAGAGAGAATAAGGTAagagattcagactgtgaaccTTACGATTTTGCTATCTGAGCAGTTGGACTTAAATTAAAAGTGCCGGAAGTGAAAGAAAGAATTCCAAACCCCTTGTTGAGGGAGCATTCCAATGGAATGGGACTTGAAAAGATAGAGGGGGTTTTCCCGACTAGCTGAGAGAATCTTTACACCGATAGTCTTTCACTATAATATTGGcaaattagatcaatttcagatattattataaacacATATGTTTTGTTCCTTATGTACAAATTGCACGCAAGTTGATTGTAAAAAAacgatttcatattttttgtgatttaataatagaattgaatattaatatttttaaattcaacgatatatttggatttttttgtccaactcgtacaaaatgcattatatttttttaatattttgggataatgtgtaaaaatacccttaatgttTACacctaggagcaattttatctctaaagtctaaaatgatgcaattttacctttaacgttggcagtcaatagcaattttacctctaaagttgacaagtttggtcaattgaaaaaattattaatcaaattgtcttctttgGACATGAATCTTGTCACctacacttcacatatgcgtcattttatcactcattagtaacagataaaaaacatatgattaaacatgaaaaaatttaaaaaatatatttaaaaaatctaCTGtatttgtacgagttggacaaaaaatcCGAATATTttgtcgaatttaaaaatattaatctccaattctattattaaatcacacaaaatatgaaatcctttttttagaataacTTACGTGGAATTGGTACataataataatgtttaaaattgacctaacttgctaatgttagagataaaattgctcttaattactaatattattgataaaaattactaaaattactACTGCAGGTaaatgttaggagtatttttacacttttattTCCGTTTTAAAAGGATATAGATGTAAAAACGTGGGAAAGTAATTGTCCTCAACAAGCGGTGATGGGGCGTGCAGGACGGGATATGTGAGGATCTACGTACCGTCTCTAATATATCTTCATGGGATTGCCGTGAATTCTCCGATTAGTTCCCTATTCAacattcatttttatttttttatatattttttgtgatttttttagaGTTATGTCAGTTTTATGGGTAAGTTATATATATAGTCAttaaactttatccattttaatattatggacacgcaacttcaattcttaacagtatgaccactaaactttacattaTTTAACATCGATGGCCAATCAACacctcaaaatgaccattgacggtctcaaaataaaaaatttaaagagtTAATGATGTTCTatggaactttaattcttaaaaattttcgttttgaaatCATTTAGacgttgtttggttaggagaaagtgaaattttagagagagaaagctctaaaaatgtgattttgacaAATGAAAAATGTGGTTTaatgaaaaatgtcattttgagcaactttaattctttgatattttcattttgaagttgcTAACGGTCATTTTACGGAGTTAATTAAAGTTGAACGGTCATCGGTCTTaaacatgtaaagttcagtggccaataCCGTTAACAATTTAAGTTCatggccataatgttaaaatggttAAATTtaagtggccatgggtgtaatttaccctttcttTTTTAGCCATTGAGTAAGGTCGAGGTTTGGTATAGCAAAATAGTATCTGTATGTATCTGTATCTGCATTTATTAATTCCTCCAAAGTCCCATCGCGGACGGCGATATGATTGTCATAAATCTCCAGATAGACTGAATCTCGCTCCACCAAGAAAGGAGATTCTGCTACTACCTGCCGGCCGATTATCAGATCAACTGTGTATCTCTTGGGGTATTTCTAGATCTCATCACCTTCCCCTTTGTGTTTATCTTTGGCCATTGGATCTTGTTTTGTTCTGCTTTTACTAAATTACTTTGCATAATGATGTGAATTTACTTTTAATTTCGTTCCGATCCAAATTACTTTGCAGTCTGCATCGCCAGTTATCTCTCTCCTATCCTCTCAATTTGGCGATTCCTTTGCTATTCTCTGATCTCCACTTCTGGTAGgtgattttctgattttttttacgCTATCTACTTCTAAGTATGACTTTCCTTTTTATGTATTCTTGTATATAGAATTAGATGTTATATGCAGCTGCTATTGTCATGTAAATAGCTGTTTAATATTGGATCAATTTTGTAGTTCTGATGCTCTAGACATCTGATATGGTCTCTTCATGTATTTGGTAAAAGGAGAGATACGCGACtaattaattttgttaaattCACCTGGATTagtcttttatatatatatatattcctgttagatgaaataaattttTGCAAATCTATTATGTTAAGTTAGAACTGTAATTGAAGATCAAATCTGGTTTTTATGACTCATTCATTTCAGTGAGTTTTGGAATCTGCTGCTATTTCTGTCTGGTCTTATATATGCTGAGATCTTGCCATACATTTATATCTTAATGTATCCAGTTTTTAGATATTGAAGATATGTTTTAGATCAAATTCCTCAGATATCTGCTCATATGAGATCAACCCCTGATACGCTTCATGGAATATCTGTTGTGAACTGTGAACTGTGATCTGTGGAATATTTGTTTTGATGCCTCCTATTATCTTGGTTAATGATCAGAGAAGATCCATGTAGCTAATTGCAGTGGAATTTAATGCCTTTTTAACTAATTCATGATATCTTTTTTCCCCTGCCTGTCATTGTAGCGCTGTTTCTTGCTGTATATGGTGTTAATTTGTGATGAATGTACAAA comes from the Euphorbia lathyris chromosome 5, ddEupLath1.1, whole genome shotgun sequence genome and includes:
- the LOC136230777 gene encoding protease Do-like 10, mitochondrial isoform X2, yielding MLSSSARTARRLCSSYACCIRYQSSSLPSISKNVTHFFVNGLLQPRGTIPAAQVATSSSSFCSFANSRSQLNETDTYSAIEIALDSVVKIFTVCSSPNYFLPWQNKPQRENMGSGFSIHGKKILTNAHVVADHTFVLVRKHGSPTKYRAEIQAIGHECDLAILVVESEEFWQGMSFLELGDIPFLQEAVAVVGYPQGGDNISVTKGVVSRVEPTQYVHGATQLMAIQIDAAINPGNSGGPAIMGNKVAGVAFQNLSGAENIGYIIPVPVIKHFIAGVKENGTYVGFCSLGLSCQPTENIQLREHFGMLPEMTGVLVSKINPLSDAYKVLRKDDIILAFDGVPIANDGTVPFRNRERITFDHLVSMKKPDETALIRILRDGDVQELKITCRPLQPLVPVHQFDKLPSYYIFAGLVFVPLTQPYLHEYGEDWYNSSPRRLCERALRELPKKSGQQLVILSQVLMDDINAGYERLAELQVKKVNGVEVENLKHLCEIVEECTAKSLKFDLDEDRVIVLNYNSAKIATSKILERHRIPSAMSTDLTDQQTKLTVDWTCRLCDFHSS
- the LOC136230777 gene encoding protease Do-like 10, mitochondrial isoform X3: MLSSSARTARRLCSSYACCIRYQSSSLPSISKNVTHFFVNGLLQPRGTIPAAQVATSSSSFCSFANSRSQLNETDTYSAIEIALDSVVKIFTVCSSPNYFLPWQNKPQRENMGSGFSIHGKKILTNAHVVADHTFVLVRKHGSPTKYRAEIQAIGHECDLAILVVESEEFWQGMSFLELGDIPFLQEAVAVVGYPQGGDNISVTKGVVSRVEPTQYVHGATQLMAIQIDAAINPGNSGGPAIMGNKVAGVAFQNLSGAENIGYIIPVPVIKHFIAGVKENGTYVGFCSLGLSCQPTENIQLREHFGMLPEMTGVLVSKINPLSDAYKVLRKDDIILAFDGVPIANDGTVPFRNRERITFDHLVSMKKPDETALIRILRDGDVQELKITCRPLQPLVPVHQFDKLPSYYIFAGLVFVPLTQPYLHEYGEDWYNSSPRRLCERALRELPKKSGQQLVILSQVLMDDINAGYERLAELQVKKVNGVEVENLKHLCEIVEECTAKSLKFDLDEDRVIVLNYNSAKIATSKILERHRIPSAMSTDLTDQQTKLTGESSC
- the LOC136230777 gene encoding protease Do-like 10, mitochondrial isoform X4; amino-acid sequence: MLSSSARTARRLCSSYACCIRYQSSSLPSISKNVTHFFVNGLLQPRGTIPAAQVATSSSSFCSFANSRSQLNETDTYSAIEIALDSVVKIFTVCSSPNYFLPWQNKPQRENMGSGFSIHGKKILTNAHVVADHTFVLVRKHGSPTKYRAEIQAIGHECDLAILVVESEEFWQGMSFLELGDIPFLQEAVAVVGYPQGGDNISVTKGVVSRVEPTQYVHGATQLMAIQIDAAINPGNSGGPAIMGNKVAGVAFQNLSGAENIGYIIPVPVIKHFIAGVKENGTYVGFCSLGLSCQPTENIQLREHFGMLPEMTGVLVSKINPLSDAYKVLRKDDIILAFDGVPIANDGTVPFRNRERITFDHLVSMKKPDETALIRILRDGDVQELKITCRPLQPLVPVHQFDKLPSYYIFAGLVFVPLTQPYLHEYGEDWYNSSPRRLCERALRELPKKSGQQLVILSQVSVLKKFQMHIINELLASCSRAAHKH
- the LOC136230777 gene encoding protease Do-like 10, mitochondrial isoform X1, encoding MLSSSARTARRLCSSYACCIRYQSSSLPSISKNVTHFFVNGLLQPRGTIPAAQVATSSSSFCSFANSRSQLNETDTYSAIEIALDSVVKIFTVCSSPNYFLPWQNKPQRENMGSGFSIHGKKILTNAHVVADHTFVLVRKHGSPTKYRAEIQAIGHECDLAILVVESEEFWQGMSFLELGDIPFLQEAVAVVGYPQGGDNISVTKGVVSRVEPTQYVHGATQLMAIQIDAAINPGNSGGPAIMGNKVAGVAFQNLSGAENIGYIIPVPVIKHFIAGVKENGTYVGFCSLGLSCQPTENIQLREHFGMLPEMTGVLVSKINPLSDAYKVLRKDDIILAFDGVPIANDGTVPFRNRERITFDHLVSMKKPDETALIRILRDGDVQELKITCRPLQPLVPVHQFDKLPSYYIFAGLVFVPLTQPYLHEYGEDWYNSSPRRLCERALRELPKKSGQQLVILSQVLMDDINAGYERLAELQVKKVNGVEVENLKHLCEIVEECTAKSLKFDLDEDRVIVLNYNSAKIATSKILERHRIPSAMSTDLTDQQTKLTEINFIKHHKTRLL